The proteins below are encoded in one region of Acanthochromis polyacanthus isolate Apoly-LR-REF ecotype Palm Island chromosome 4, KAUST_Apoly_ChrSc, whole genome shotgun sequence:
- the ptger3 gene encoding prostaglandin E2 receptor EP3 subtype → MDQDGAGRIHTEPPVSLRMTSDRCGAPEDSRSSFGAALSSNVSKMLPESNVTKSCGSVSVGFPISMMVTGMVGNSLALLLVYISYRKKENRRKKSFLLCIGSLALTDLFGQLLTSPIVISVYRAGQSWDRIDPSGKLCAFFGVCMTTFGLCALFLASAMAIERATAITSPHWYSNHMKTSVTKQTLVLIWVLVLLFALLPVVGVGKYTVQWPGTWCFISTGDTHTPGNLFFSVTFAVLGIFSLLVTFSCNVVTIRGLLLRCRTKSGASGGSSTSRQWERLTTEPVIQLLGIMSVLLVCWSPLLVLMLRMISTQVSSHQCNSTSVASTSASSRDFQLDCNFFLTAIRLASLNQILDPWVYLLLREILLRKFCIVANAVSNCSLEDQKETPTAVDTVNKQNQENKNLCKPQGN, encoded by the exons ATGGACCAGGATGGAGCAGGACGGATCCACACGGAGCCTCCTGTGAGCCTGAGGATGACCTCGGACCGCTGCGGAGCTCCAGAGGACTCCAGGAGCAGCTTCGGAGCGGCGCTGAGCTCCAACGTCTCCAAGATGCTTCCCGAAAGCAACGTGACGAAGAGCTGCGGGTCGGTGTCGGTGGGCTTCCCCATCTCCATGATGGTCACCGGGATGGTGGGGAACTCTCTGGCTCTGCTGCTGGTCTACATCTCCTACAGGAAGAAGGAGAACAGGAGGAAGAAGTCCTTCCTGCTCTGCATCGGCTCCCTGGCGCTCACGGACCTGTTCGGCCAGCTCCTCACCAGCCCCATCGTGATCTCGGTGTACCGGGCGGGACAGAGCTGGGACCGGATCGACCCTTCCGGGAAGCTGTGCGCGTTCTTCGGCGTGTGCATGACAACTTTCGGGCTGTGCGCGCTCTTCCTGGCCAGCGCCATGGCCATAGAGCGCGCCACGGCCATCACCAGCCCGCACTGGTACTCCAACCACATGAAGACCAGCGTCACCAAGCAGACCCTGGTCCTCATCTGGGTCCTGGTCCTGCTGTTCGCGCTGCTGCCCGTCGTCGGGGTCGGGAAGTACACGGTGCAGTGGCCCGGGACCTGGTGCTTCATCAGCACCGGGGACACCCACACCCCCGGGAACTTGTTCTTCTCCGTCACTTTCGCGGTTCTCGGGATCTTCTCTCTGCTCGTGACGTTCTCCTGTAACGTGGTGACCATCAGAGGTCTCCTCCTCCGCTGCAGGACCAAGTCCGGAGCTTCAGGAGGGTCCTCCACGTCCCGCCAGTGGGAGCGGCTCACCACGGAGCCCGTGATCCAGCTGCTGGGCATCATGAGCGTCCTGCTGGTCTGCTGGTCCCCGCTGCTG GTTCTGATGCTGAGGATGATCTCCACCCAGGTGTCCTCCCATCAGTGTAACTCCACATCAGTCGCCTCCACCAGCGCCTCCAGCCGGGACTTCCAGCTGGACTGTAACTTCTTCCTGACGGCGATCCGCCTGGCGTCCCTGAACCAGATCCTGGACCCATGGGTCTACCTGCTGCTCCGCGAGATCCTGCTGAGGAAGTTCTGCATCGTGGCCAACGCCGTCTCCAACTGTTCCCTGGAGGACCAGAAGGAGACACCGACGGCTGTGGACACCGTGAACAAACAGAACCAGGAGAACAAGAACCTTTGCAAGCCTCAGGGTAACTGA
- the zranb2 gene encoding zinc finger Ran-binding domain-containing protein 2 has translation MSGKSFRVSDGDWICPDKKCGNVNFARRTSCNRCGREKTTEAKMMKAGGTEIGKTLAEKSRGLFSANDWQCKTCGNVNWARRSECNMCNTPKYAKLEERTGYGGGFNERENVEYIEREESDGEYDEFGRKKKKYRGKSNSTSSSKESEKKEVVKDQEEEEDEEEDEEDGDLSKYKLDDDDEDDEDGDLSKYDLNASDEEDKPAKKKGSRSGSSRSSSRSSSSSSRSRSRSRSRSSSSSRSGSRSRSHSRSSSRSPQKRSRSPSSSPERRPKRSRSRSSSGGRKRRRSRSRSSERRRGQSSGSSHSGSSSKKK, from the exons ATGTCGGGGAAGAGTTTCCGAGTCAGCGACGGGGACTGGATCTGTCCTGATAAGAA GTGTGGAAATGTGAATTTTGCTAGAAGAACGAGTTGTAACAGATGTGGCAGAG aGAAAACCACAGAGGCGAAGATGATGAAAGCAGGAGGAACGGAGATCGGAAAGACTCTGGCTGAAAAGAGTCGAGGCCTCTTCAGCGCCAACGACTGGCAATGCAAAAC GTGCGGTAATGTGAACTGGGCGAGGCGGTCGGAGTGTAACATGTGTAACACGCCTAAATACGCCAAGCTTGAAGAGAGAACAG GTTACGGTGGAGGTTTCAATGAAAGAGAGAATGTAGAATATATAGAACGGGAGGAATCTGACGGCGAATATGACGAG TTTGGtcggaaaaagaaaaagtaccGCGGGAAGAGCAACAGCACGTCTTCCTCGAAAGAAAGCGAAAAGAAAGAAGTGGTGAAagatcaggaggaggaggaagatgaggaggaagatgaagaagatggTGACCTGTCCAAATACAAACTGGAT GACGACGATGAGGACGATGAAGACGGTGACCTGTCCAAGTACGACCTGAACGCCAGCGATGAAGAGGACAAACCAGCCAAGAAGAAGGGCAGCCGGTCGGGGTCGTCGCGCTCGTCGTCGCGCTCGTCCAGCTCCAGTTCTCGGTCCAGGTCCAG gtcCCGCTCTAGAAGCTCGTCCAGCTCCAGGTCTGGATCTCGCTCGAGGTCCCACTCCAG ATCCAGCTCCAGGTCTCCCCAGAAGAGGTCCCGGTCCCCGTCCTCCTCCCCGGAGAGGAGGCCAAAAAGGAGTCGCTCCAGGTCCTCATCTGGAGGCAGGAAACGGAGGCGATCTCGCTCACGTTCGTCCGAAAG gcGCCGCGGCCAGTCGTCCGGATCCTCCCATTCCGGCTCCAGTTCTAAAAAGAAATAA